A section of the Pseudophryne corroboree isolate aPseCor3 chromosome 11, aPseCor3.hap2, whole genome shotgun sequence genome encodes:
- the TIPRL gene encoding TIP41-like protein: MMIHGFKSSNQDFSFGPWKLTAIKTHIMKSADVEKMAEEMHMPCLPEMMFGDNVLRIQHSSGFGIEFNARDALKRVNKNQGAVKVACAEEWQESRSDSEHSKEIVKPYDWTYTTDYKGTLLGSNLIFDVVPTAERINTEKLKTREQIMFFEEVLLFEDELHDHGVSSLSVKIRVMPSGFFLLLRFFLRVDGVLMRMNDTRLYHESDKTFMLREYTSRESNISSLSHVPPPLFTEPNEISQYLPVTETIYEKLEFPMLPQTERGDSVGPITVPPP; encoded by the coding sequence ATGATGATTCACGGTTTTAAAAGTAGTAATCAAGACTTCAGCTTTGGACCATGGAAGCTGACAGCCATCAAGACCCACATTATGAAATCAGCAGATGTTGAAAAAATGGCAGAGGAGATGCACATGCCCTGTCTCCCTGAGATGATGTTCGGGGACAATGTCTTAaggattcaacactcctctggtttTGGTATTGAGTTCAACGCTAGGGATGCACTCAAAAGAGTGAACAAGAATCAAGGGGCTGTCAAAGTAGCCTGTGCTGAAGAGTGGCAAGAGAGTAGGTCCGATAGTGAGCACAGCAAAGAAATTGTGAAGCCTTATGACTGGACGTACACAACGGATTACAAGGGAACTCTGCTGGGCAGCAACCTGATTTTTGATGTTGTCCCAACTGCAGAACGTATTAACACGGAGAAACTGAAGACCAGAGAGCAGATCATGTTTTTTGAGGAAGTTCTGCTGTTTGAAGATGAGCTACATGACCATGGGGTCTCTAGCCTGAGTGTCAAAATTAGAGTCATGCCTTCCGGGTTTTTCCTTCTCCTCAGGTTCTTCCTCCGAGTGGACGGTGTCCTCATGCGAATGAATGACACTCGACTCTACCATGAGTCTGACAAGACATTCATGTTGCGAGAATACACATCCAGAGAGAGCAACATCAGCAGCCTGAGTCATGTACCTCCTCCCCTCTTCACGGAGCCTAATGAGATCTCTCAGTACTTGCCTGTCACAGAAACCATTTATGAAAAGTTGGAATTTCCAATGTTACCACAGACAGAAAGAGGTGACTCTGTAGGTCCCATAACCGTACCACCGCCATAA